In the genome of Grus americana isolate bGruAme1 chromosome 16, bGruAme1.mat, whole genome shotgun sequence, one region contains:
- the MPHOSPH9 gene encoding M-phase phosphoprotein 9 isoform X3, whose translation MGMRSEIFEENECIVNQLRSSEAESQPNASDLHQEWFANDASMNSGYGTLSASELNPCNSNDVNKCTDFMEKTSQGQSDGAVLQGDTVGASVQNKRELSPKKVEEKCSSGRNDILVFPTEFEHKVDEGQCGKKPSKSLTSWAQKLKQNQPKRINADEVCVNSMQENEQAKKLPLDNTNLTDAALPPYTFYLNQPNESPNSLVSEASGLSYWKLDEKEMYHSLPENFRSEFADIFSTKVSPDQLSSADETKLSSLKDIYHKRQRENKQLPDQNFMPSSQSSHPPEILTLDPTLHMKPGQQNPGRCFFNIPEETTSFSPDSMAEPGFSSHCDTDSFSQTSNSSQLDDSPKHPASSRAVHLDLWRNHPFQNENKTSCPFPMAYTDANNDNLVNTEEEETLTLTPSSVTQCAENSLPEYSLSVTSVEDPVIMSKIRQNLRQKHARHIADLRAYYDSEIHSLKQQLEASHKTASSEDLKKINQNLADRCDQLDAALNEASARIKALENKNNMLEKQVADWRERFFAVSNTSKVLQERIEEMRTNNKEKDNTISRLKSRLKDLEEAFEKAYKLSDNKNTRLKEENKMFQNLLGEYESLGKEHERVKDTLNATENKLLDANTQISDLKRTISKLEAQLKQVEHENMLKLRHITESRLRTSCANKLATPDVSRRKWLIPGAEYSIFTGQPLEVQESPKDNRLEETYIPSRHHSPPEKDSSQEDSSTNTIEKKENEMSEAPIIKAFKELEEGKAFKDWGTQTEKEDTSAKTSNRRQTVGFVETSFVANRSPEKSRDQHRPKRYGSPCGQRSSSLPPSNRKSNTPTRREIMLAPVSVTYSPKRSPKENLSPGFSHLLSKNENTVTRFDILLDDLETGSTSTLQHNNPRKRLQFLSLDDVEGRQHSGVRHSPCAEFVNTGMKKATVWDERSIAQKYEPVLSPFEGDFKYAARIKTLAETERLFDELTQEKQQIEAALSRIPCSGGRMTLQARLNQEALEDRLERINRDLGSIRMTLKRFHVLRTSANL comes from the exons ATGGGGATGCGTTCTGAaatctttgaagaaaatgagTGTATTGTCAATCAGCTTAGATCTAGTGAAGCAGAAAGTCAGCCAAATGCATCTGATCTGCATCAGGAGTGGTTTGCAAATGATGCTTCAATGAATAGTGGGTATGGTACGCTTTCTGCCTCCGAACTGAACCCTTGCAACTCTAACGACGTTAACAAGTGCACAGACTTCATGGAGAAAACTTCACAAGGACAGAGTGATGGAGCAGTATTGCAGGGTGACACAGTTGGAGCCAGTGTTCAAAATAAGAGAGAactttcccccaaaaaagtaGAGGAAAAATGTTCATCAGGAAGAAATGATATTTTAGTTTTTCCTACTGAATTTGAACATAAAGTTGATGAAGGtcaatgtggaaaaaaacccag TAAATCTTTAACATCATGGGCTCAAAAgttgaaacaaaaccaaccaaaaagaATAAATGCGGACGAAGTATGTGTGAACTCTATGCAAGAAAATGAGCAAGCAAAGAAATTACCACTTGATAAT ACAAACCTTACTGATGCTGCTTTGCCACCTTACACTTTTTACCTCAATCAACCAAATGAAAGTCCGAATTCCTTAGTGTCTGAAGCTTCAG GACTTTCATACTGGAAATtagatgaaaaggaaatgtatCACTCTTTACCAGAGAATTTCAGAAGTGAGTTTGCTGATATTTTCTCCACAAAAGTATCACCAGATCAG TTGTCTTCTGCTGATGAAACAAAGCTATCATCATTGAAGGATATTTATCATAAAagacaaagggaaaataagCAGCTGCCTGACCAGAATTTTATGCCTTCTTCCCAGTCAAGTCACCCACCAGAG ATCTTGACGTTGGACCCAACCCTGCATATGAAACCAGGTCAGCAGAACCCAGGACGCTGTTTTTTCAATATTCCTGAAGAGActacttctttttctccagaCTCGATGGCAGAGCCTGGATTTTCAAGTCATTGTGACACAGACTCTTTTTCACAAACAAGTAATTCATCTCAGTTAGATGATTCTCCAAAAcatcctgccagcagcagagctgtgcattTGGACCTCTGGAGGAATCACCCattccaaaatgaaaacaagaccaGCTGTCCCTTTCCAATGGCATATACGGATGCTAATAATGATAATTTAGTCAAcactgaggaggaagaaacactGACTCTAACTCCATCTTCTGTTACTCAGTGTGCTGAGAACAGTTTGCCAGAATATAGTCTTTCAGTGACATCTGTTGAAGATCCTGTGATAATGTCAAA gatTAGGCAGAACTTGAGGCAAAAACATGCTCGACACATAGCTGATCTACGAGCTTACTATGACTCTGAAATACATAGCTTAAAACAGCAGCTAGAGGCAAGCCATAAAACTGCTTCATctgaagacttgaagaaaatcaaTCAAAATCTTGCTGACAG GTGTGACCAGTTAGATGCGGCTCTGAATGAAGCAAGTGCTCGCATAAAAGCCcttgaaaataagaataatatGCTAGAAAAGCAAGTG GCAGATTGGAGAGAACGTTTTTTTGCAGTCAGTAATACTTCCAAAGTTTTGCAAGAACGTATTGAAGAAATGCGCACAAATAATAAAGAGAAGGATAACACTATCAGTCGACTAAAATCGAGGCTTAAAGATCTAGAGGAAGCATTTGAAAAGGCTTACAAGTTATctgataataaaaatacaaggctaaaggaagaaaataaaatgtttcaaaat cttttaggAGAATATGAGTCCCTTGGAAAAGAACATGAAAGAGTAAAG GATACATTAAatgcaactgaaaacaaattgcttGATGCAAACACGCAGATTTCTGATTTGAAAAG GACAATTTCAAAACTTGAAGCTCAGCTCAAGCAGGTAGAACATGAAAATATGCTGAAACTTCGCCATATTACTGAAAGTCGTTTAAGAACCTCTTGTGCCAA CAAGTTGGCAACTCCTGATGTCAGCAGGCGAAAGTGGTTGATACCGGGAGCGGAGTATTCAATCTTCACTGGCCAGCCTTTGGAAGTCCAGGAAAGCCCCAAAGATAACAGGTTAGAAGAAACCTATATTCCTTCTAG GCACCATTCCCCTCCTGAAAAAGACTCCTCGCAAGAAGACTCTTCAACAAACacaatagaaaagaaagaaaatgagatgtcAGAAGCACCAATTATAAAAGCCTTTAAAGAActtgaagaaggaaaagcatttaaagattGGGGtacacagacagaaaaagaagacacaTCAGCta aAACATCAAATCGACGTCAAACTGTTGGGTTTGTTGAAACTTCTTTTGTTGCTAACCGATCCCCAGAGAAAAGTAGAGACCAACACAGACCAAAACGGTACGGCTCCCCTTGTGGCCAGAGGTcatcctcccttcctccttcaaaCAGGAAATCAAACACACCAa CAAGAAGAGAGATAATGTTGGCACCAGTGTCTGTGACATACAGCCCAAAACGATCTCCCAAAGAAAACCTCTCTCCTGGATTTAGCCATTTGCttagcaaaaatgaaaacacgGTGACAAG ATTTGATATACTTCTGGATGACCTGGAAACTGGTTCTACATCTACTTTACAGCACAATAATCCAAGAAAAAGGCTCCAGTTTCTTTCACTAGATGATGTAGAAG GAAGGCAACATTCAGGTGTCAGACACAGCCCTTGTGCTGAATTCGTCAATACTGGAATGAAGAAAGCGACAGTGTGGGACGAGAGGAGCATAGCACAAAAATACGAGCCCGTGCTATCGCCTTTTGAGGGAGACTTCAAGTACGCAGCAAGGATTAAGACTCTGGCTGAAACAGAGAGGCTTTTTGATGAGCTGACTCAAGAAAAGCAACAg ATTGAGGCTGCATTGAGCCGAATACCTTGTTCTGGTGGAAGAATGACCTTGCAAGCAAGATTAAATCAG
- the MPHOSPH9 gene encoding M-phase phosphoprotein 9 isoform X2: MSRTNSCPARAVPPSNPKSQMGMRSEIFEENECIVNQLRSSEAESQPNASDLHQEWFANDASMNSGYGTLSASELNPCNSNDVNKCTDFMEKTSQGQSDGAVLQGDTVGASVQNKRELSPKKVEEKCSSGRNDILVFPTEFEHKVDEGQCGKKPSKSLTSWAQKLKQNQPKRINADEVCVNSMQENEQAKKLPLDNTNLTDAALPPYTFYLNQPNESPNSLVSEASGLSYWKLDEKEMYHSLPENFRSEFADIFSTKVSPDQLSSADETKLSSLKDIYHKRQRENKQLPDQNFMPSSQSSHPPEILTLDPTLHMKPGQQNPGRCFFNIPEETTSFSPDSMAEPGFSSHCDTDSFSQTSNSSQLDDSPKHPASSRAVHLDLWRNHPFQNENKTSCPFPMAYTDANNDNLVNTEEEETLTLTPSSVTQCAENSLPEYSLSVTSVEDPVIMSKIRQNLRQKHARHIADLRAYYDSEIHSLKQQLEASHKTASSEDLKKINQNLADRCDQLDAALNEASARIKALENKNNMLEKQVADWRERFFAVSNTSKVLQERIEEMRTNNKEKDNTISRLKSRLKDLEEAFEKAYKLSDNKNTRLKEENKMFQNLLGEYESLGKEHERVKDTLNATENKLLDANTQISDLKRTISKLEAQLKQVEHENMLKLRHITESRLRTSCANKLATPDVSRRKWLIPGAEYSIFTGQPLEVQESPKDNRLEETYIPSRHHSPPEKDSSQEDSSTNTIEKKENEMSEAPIIKAFKELEEGKAFKDWGTQTEKEDTSAKTSNRRQTVGFVETSFVANRSPEKSRDQHRPKRYGSPCGQRSSSLPPSNRKSNTPTRREIMLAPVSVTYSPKRSPKENLSPGFSHLLSKNENTVTRFDILLDDLETGSTSTLQHNNPRKRLQFLSLDDVEGRQHSGVRHSPCAEFVNTGMKKATVWDERSIAQKYEPVLSPFEGDFKYAARIKTLAETERLFDELTQEKQQIEAALSRIPCSGGRMTLQARLNQEALEDRLERINRDLGSIRMTLKRFHVLRTSANL; this comes from the exons AAAGTCAAATGGGGATGCGTTCTGAaatctttgaagaaaatgagTGTATTGTCAATCAGCTTAGATCTAGTGAAGCAGAAAGTCAGCCAAATGCATCTGATCTGCATCAGGAGTGGTTTGCAAATGATGCTTCAATGAATAGTGGGTATGGTACGCTTTCTGCCTCCGAACTGAACCCTTGCAACTCTAACGACGTTAACAAGTGCACAGACTTCATGGAGAAAACTTCACAAGGACAGAGTGATGGAGCAGTATTGCAGGGTGACACAGTTGGAGCCAGTGTTCAAAATAAGAGAGAactttcccccaaaaaagtaGAGGAAAAATGTTCATCAGGAAGAAATGATATTTTAGTTTTTCCTACTGAATTTGAACATAAAGTTGATGAAGGtcaatgtggaaaaaaacccag TAAATCTTTAACATCATGGGCTCAAAAgttgaaacaaaaccaaccaaaaagaATAAATGCGGACGAAGTATGTGTGAACTCTATGCAAGAAAATGAGCAAGCAAAGAAATTACCACTTGATAAT ACAAACCTTACTGATGCTGCTTTGCCACCTTACACTTTTTACCTCAATCAACCAAATGAAAGTCCGAATTCCTTAGTGTCTGAAGCTTCAG GACTTTCATACTGGAAATtagatgaaaaggaaatgtatCACTCTTTACCAGAGAATTTCAGAAGTGAGTTTGCTGATATTTTCTCCACAAAAGTATCACCAGATCAG TTGTCTTCTGCTGATGAAACAAAGCTATCATCATTGAAGGATATTTATCATAAAagacaaagggaaaataagCAGCTGCCTGACCAGAATTTTATGCCTTCTTCCCAGTCAAGTCACCCACCAGAG ATCTTGACGTTGGACCCAACCCTGCATATGAAACCAGGTCAGCAGAACCCAGGACGCTGTTTTTTCAATATTCCTGAAGAGActacttctttttctccagaCTCGATGGCAGAGCCTGGATTTTCAAGTCATTGTGACACAGACTCTTTTTCACAAACAAGTAATTCATCTCAGTTAGATGATTCTCCAAAAcatcctgccagcagcagagctgtgcattTGGACCTCTGGAGGAATCACCCattccaaaatgaaaacaagaccaGCTGTCCCTTTCCAATGGCATATACGGATGCTAATAATGATAATTTAGTCAAcactgaggaggaagaaacactGACTCTAACTCCATCTTCTGTTACTCAGTGTGCTGAGAACAGTTTGCCAGAATATAGTCTTTCAGTGACATCTGTTGAAGATCCTGTGATAATGTCAAA gatTAGGCAGAACTTGAGGCAAAAACATGCTCGACACATAGCTGATCTACGAGCTTACTATGACTCTGAAATACATAGCTTAAAACAGCAGCTAGAGGCAAGCCATAAAACTGCTTCATctgaagacttgaagaaaatcaaTCAAAATCTTGCTGACAG GTGTGACCAGTTAGATGCGGCTCTGAATGAAGCAAGTGCTCGCATAAAAGCCcttgaaaataagaataatatGCTAGAAAAGCAAGTG GCAGATTGGAGAGAACGTTTTTTTGCAGTCAGTAATACTTCCAAAGTTTTGCAAGAACGTATTGAAGAAATGCGCACAAATAATAAAGAGAAGGATAACACTATCAGTCGACTAAAATCGAGGCTTAAAGATCTAGAGGAAGCATTTGAAAAGGCTTACAAGTTATctgataataaaaatacaaggctaaaggaagaaaataaaatgtttcaaaat cttttaggAGAATATGAGTCCCTTGGAAAAGAACATGAAAGAGTAAAG GATACATTAAatgcaactgaaaacaaattgcttGATGCAAACACGCAGATTTCTGATTTGAAAAG GACAATTTCAAAACTTGAAGCTCAGCTCAAGCAGGTAGAACATGAAAATATGCTGAAACTTCGCCATATTACTGAAAGTCGTTTAAGAACCTCTTGTGCCAA CAAGTTGGCAACTCCTGATGTCAGCAGGCGAAAGTGGTTGATACCGGGAGCGGAGTATTCAATCTTCACTGGCCAGCCTTTGGAAGTCCAGGAAAGCCCCAAAGATAACAGGTTAGAAGAAACCTATATTCCTTCTAG GCACCATTCCCCTCCTGAAAAAGACTCCTCGCAAGAAGACTCTTCAACAAACacaatagaaaagaaagaaaatgagatgtcAGAAGCACCAATTATAAAAGCCTTTAAAGAActtgaagaaggaaaagcatttaaagattGGGGtacacagacagaaaaagaagacacaTCAGCta aAACATCAAATCGACGTCAAACTGTTGGGTTTGTTGAAACTTCTTTTGTTGCTAACCGATCCCCAGAGAAAAGTAGAGACCAACACAGACCAAAACGGTACGGCTCCCCTTGTGGCCAGAGGTcatcctcccttcctccttcaaaCAGGAAATCAAACACACCAa CAAGAAGAGAGATAATGTTGGCACCAGTGTCTGTGACATACAGCCCAAAACGATCTCCCAAAGAAAACCTCTCTCCTGGATTTAGCCATTTGCttagcaaaaatgaaaacacgGTGACAAG ATTTGATATACTTCTGGATGACCTGGAAACTGGTTCTACATCTACTTTACAGCACAATAATCCAAGAAAAAGGCTCCAGTTTCTTTCACTAGATGATGTAGAAG GAAGGCAACATTCAGGTGTCAGACACAGCCCTTGTGCTGAATTCGTCAATACTGGAATGAAGAAAGCGACAGTGTGGGACGAGAGGAGCATAGCACAAAAATACGAGCCCGTGCTATCGCCTTTTGAGGGAGACTTCAAGTACGCAGCAAGGATTAAGACTCTGGCTGAAACAGAGAGGCTTTTTGATGAGCTGACTCAAGAAAAGCAACAg ATTGAGGCTGCATTGAGCCGAATACCTTGTTCTGGTGGAAGAATGACCTTGCAAGCAAGATTAAATCAG